The DNA segment AAGGTGACACCGCAGCCCCTGAAAGCACAGTTCCCGAAGATACTGAACTAAAGATCGACCGTCAGAAGCGTAAATCACTCGCCAAATTTATCCTAGGCGAAGTCCCGTCGAATGGTTCTACTGTGAGCAACCAGTGGCTCATAGCTAAAGCAAAGAAGAACGGTTTTACGGAGGACGAGTACTGGTTTGTCAGAAACGAACTAATTGACAACGGCACCCTGGGCAAGGCTAGAGGAAAAGGCGGAACAATATACCTCGTTGCGGGTACTGCAAAAACCGCTGAAAAACGTACTAAGAAGAAATATGCAAAGGAAAAATCTTTATACAAACCTTGCCATGATGTCATAATGGGTTTCTGGATAAAAGACGCGGGTCTAGACCCTCGCAAATGTGTTACTCAGGTCACCGCCAATCAAGGAGGCAGAAAGACTGGCGGAAAATGGACCAGACCTGATATCACGGTCATCTCGGTCAGAACGTACGAGTTCATTCCAGGCAAGATTCTGGATGTGACTACGTTTGAAATTAAGCCTGCCAATGACTTAGATGTAAAGGGCGTCTTCGAAGCGGCCTCGCATTCCCGGTTTGCCCACAAGAGCTACCTAGCGGTTCACCTACCCGACGGCAAGAAGGAAAGCGACGACTTCAAGAATTTGCAGAAAGAGTGTGAGCGATTCGGCGTCGGCTTCATATATTTCGAAAAGTCAGACGACTGGACAACCTGGGAGATTGTCACGGACCCGGATAGAAAAAACCCAGCTCCCGAAGAAGTGGATCGCTTTATCTCAACCCAAATGAGTAAAGAAAATCAGAAGGATATTCACGAGTTTCTCAAGTGACTCGTATACTCGAAGCTAACCGCTGTTTCACCACCGTCCCTCGGAAAATACTTGGCGAATTCTAAAAAGCCGGCATGAGCCGGCTTTTTTCTTCAGAACCAACCGACCTTTTTGGTTGTTCTTGCTTCAAATGCCGTTATCCAACCACACCGACTTTTATGCCAATTAAGTCAAGATAGAAAGGGGTTAAGATGAAAACGCTTGCGAGTCTCGTAACGGGTATGGTAGCGATAATCCTTCTAACCGCGCCGGTCGCCTGGTCGCACTGTGAAATACCGTGCGGAATTTATGATGATTCGGTACGTGTCACACTCATGAGGGAAGACATAACGACTATCGAGAAGAGCATGGACGAGATTAACAAACTATCCGCCGAGGGTGATAAAAACTACAACCAGCTCGTGCGCTGGATTACCAACAAAGAAGCTCATGCCGACAAGCTCATGGGTATCGTGACACAGTATTTCATGACCCAGCGCATCAAACCGGCAACCGCCGACAACGCCCAAGCCTATGAGAAATATCAGGAGGAAATTAGTCTTCTACATCAGATGCTGGTTTCGGCCATGAAATGCAAGCAGACCACAGACAAAGCCCACACCGCCAAACTCCGTGAACTGGTGGACAAGTTTGCGGCTTCGTATTTCGACCACACCCATTGATCAACGAGGTTTTGGCCTAAGACCTTATTTTATAATAAGTTCGCCGATTGTCTTTTTGCCTGAAGGAGACCTGTGCCGGTTAGTTTTATCGGGAACACGGCGATTTGTTCTCTGTTTTAGCCATTGAATAAAAAACTTGGAAGATTTTTGTGTAAGGCCTATATTATCAGGCGATTAGACATCGACCAATAAAGTTTGCGTTCACTGATGGCGACCTATCTTGATATTCGGTCTAAGCCCGGTGAACCTGTTTTACGATAAGTTATAAGGAGTTAGTTTGTTATTTACCTTACCGATTTTGATGACGGGTGGCGGCCAGGGAGGCGAAGGCGGCGCGCTCGTTCAACTGGGGTTCTTTGCCTTAATATTTGTGGTTATGTATCTGCTGTTGATTCGTCCCCAGCGAAAAAAGCAGAAAGAACATGAAAATTTGTTAACGAGCCTTAAAAAAGGCGACAAAGTGGTAACCAGCGGCGGTATGTTCGGGACCATTTTCGCCATCGACGACGAGAACAACAGGGTTGTTCTTAAAATCGGCGAAAATGTGAAACTGGAGTTTCTCAAGTCCTCCATTGCCGCCCGTGTGGATAAATAGTTTTAGGAGTTACCGTGGCTGAACAGCGGATCGTCATATACGGCGACCCTGTCCTGCGAGAAGAATCGCAGGAGGTTGAGAATATCAACCAGGAGATAAAAGATTTGGTGTCGGATATGATCGACACCCTCAAGAAAGCCCGGGGGCTTGGGCTTTCGGCGGTCCAGATCGGCGTGTTGAAACGTATTTTCATTGTCGATTTGTCGGCTGTAGATATTACAGCCAAACTACAGGTTTTTATCAACCCGGAAATTATCGAGACCAGCGGCGAATCTGAATACGAGGAAGGATGTCTCTCATTCCCGGGGATATATCAAAAGATTACCCGTCCGGCCAGAGTTAAAGTCAGAGCCCTGGATTTGGACGGACAACCGTTTGAGCTTGAGGCCGACGGACTGGCGGCGCGAGCCATTCAGCATGAATATGACCATCTGGAAGGCAGACTTTTCATCGATTACCTCTCCTCTTTGGCGAGGACCATGCTGAGAGGCCGACTGAAGAAGTTATCGATCGCGTCGTAGCTTGAAACCTGTTATTTCCTCCCGCGTTAGCCACGCACACATTCGTGTTCTGTCACGGTAAAAATCGCTGATGAAAATTGTGTACATGGGTACGCCGGCGTTTGCCTGCCCCACCCTGGAGCACCTTCACGCCAGCAAGCATGAAGTCCTTGCCGTGGTGACCGGACCTGACAAACCATCCGGCAGAGGCAAAAAGCTCACCCCGACCGAGGTTGCCCAAACCGCGGCCCGGCTGGGCTATGATATCCTCAAGCCGGGGAAGCTGAAAAGTGAAGACCTCTATCAAAGCCTGAAAGCCTGTCAGCCGGACCTCTTTGTGGTCATTGCTTTTCGAATTCTCCCGCCAAAACTGTTCACCCTGCCGAAATTCGGCTCGGTCAATATCCACGCCTCGCTCTTGCCCAAATACCGCGGAGCAGCGCCTATAAACTGGGCACTCATAAACGGTGAGAAAGAAACCGGGCTGAGCAGTTTCTACCTGAAAAAGGAGGTCGACACCGGCGATGTCATCCTGCAGCGGAAGGTCGCTATCAACGACGATGAGAATTTCGATTCCCTTTACAACCGGCTGGCCGGTCTGGCCGGACCGTTTGCGCTGGAAACCATCGATCTTATAGAAAAAGGCCAGGCCAAAGCCGTAGCTCAGCACGACGATGAAGCTACCGGCGCCCCGAAGATAAGCCCGTTTGATACCCTGATTGACTTTGGCTTTCCGGCCGATAAAGTAAGAAACTTCGTGCGGGGGCTGTCGACCAGACCGGGGGCGTTCACGTACTTCCGCGGAAAGAAATTGAAAGTTCTGGCCTGCGATATGGCTGATCAAAAAGGTGACCGCGCCACGCGGCCGGGCACCATTATACGAAACAAAAAAAATTTGCTGGTCCAGTGCGCCGATTCGGCCATTGAACTTACCAGCATCATTCCGGAAGGAAAAAAGAACATGGACGGATTATCGTTCATAAACGGATTTAAACCTGAAATCGGGGAAATACTCGGGGATTTACCGAAGGGGGGTGAAAACACTTAATGAAAAAAGAAATCCTCATCAATTCAACCGACTATGAAAAACGGGTTGCCATGCTCGAAGACGACAAGCTCGTCGAGCTTCAAGTGGAACGCGCCGATAACGACCGCATGGTTGGAGATATCTACAAGGGTGTCATCAAAACCGTACTGCCGGGAATGCAGGCCGCGTTCATCGACATCGGCATGCCCAAAGCCGCCTACCTGCATTCATCGGATATAGGCACCGACTACGGTCACCGCTTCGATTCGGAGGACGAAGACGAAGAGGCCCCGGCGGAAATAGTCCGAAAGAGACGTCGCCAGGGGATCGAAACGGTCCTGAAAAAGAATCAGGAAATTTTGGTGCAGGTAATCAAAGAACCAATCTCGACTAAGGGGCCGCGCATCTCGACGGATATTTCGATTCCGGGACGATTCGTGGTTCTGGTGCCCGATGACGATCACATTAGAGTATCCAAGCGAATCTCCAGTTGGGCCGAGAAAAAACGTCTGAGAAAAACCCTCGCGCCGCTTCGGCCGGAAGGTTTCGGACTGATAGCCCGCACCGAAGCCGAGGGGAAGTCCGAGAGCGATTTTCGCTCCGACGTCAAAAGACTCCTCAGGCTTTGGTCCAAACTGAAAAAGAAGGCCGATAATTCGAAAGCTCCCGCCCTGATACACAAAGAGGCGGAGATGGTGGTCTCGATGATTCGCGATGTCTTCATTGAAGACGTTGAGAGAATACTCGTGGACAACAAGGCCGACTACAAGAAAGTTGTATCGTTCGCCCGCCAGGTCGCTCCCGAGCTGAGAAACCGGGTCGAACTGTACAAAGGCGATCACCCGCTTTTCGACCTGTACAATCTCGAGCCCGAAATCGACAAAATGCTTGATCGCAAAGTCTGGATAAAAAAAGGCGCCTATCTGGTAATCGATCAGACAGAGGCTATGGTTACGATCGATGTCAACACCGGGCGGTTCGTGGGAAGCACCGACCAGGAAACCACGATATATCAGACCAATGTCGAGGCGGCACGGGAGATCGCCCGTCAGATTCGCCTGCGCGATATCGGCGGCCTGATCATCTGCGACTTCATCGACATGTACAATCGCGACAACCGTCGTAAACTGTACGAAGAGTTCAAGCGATGTTTCGAGCACGATCGGGCGAAAAGAGCCATTAATCCGGTCACGGAGTTCGGTATCGTCGAAATGACGCGCGAACGGGTCAGACCCTCGCATCTTCACGCGGTTTCCGAACCGTGTCCTTATTGCCAGGGCCTCGGACGAGTGCTTTCGCGCGAGACTATGTCTACCAAGATCGAGCGCTGGTTTACCCGCGCCCGGGCTGACAGGAAATTCAAAAAATTCAACCTGGCTATCAGTCCGCACCTGGCTGAGACATTCGCCGACAACGGTACAAGCCGCGTGACCCAGATGATGAAAACACTTGGTTTTCAGATTAACGTTGTGCGCGACACCACTATCCAGACTCAGGATTTTAAGGTCTTCAGCGCCGAAAACAACGAGGAAATCACTGAAAAATACAAAGTGTGAAACCTGAAATAAGGTGAAGAATTAAAGCCGGAAACCTTAAGTTTCCGGCTTTTTCATTTGCGGCAAACCCGGCCGGGCAAGTTCGGACCCCGTTTTGCCTCGTCAAAATGCCGAAATTTATTGTGTTGCGGGCCGGTATTTTGGTTATATTGAATTTACTATGGGTGACGCGAGCGAACTGAATCGGGAAATCGAAATCAAGCTCGACCTTGCCTCATTCACCAATTACCTCAAACTCGTCGGATTCCTGGGGCAGATAGAGCGAGAGGAACGACACATCAACGCCTTCTTCGACTCCGAAGACCGGCATCTATCCAACAAAGGGTGGGCGCTGAGAGTGCGCTCCGAAGGCAGTCGTGGCCTGATAACGGTAAAAAGCATACCTGCCGAGGAAGGCATCGCCGTCGTCAGGCAGGAAATCGAAGCCGAGATCCCGAAAGGCCAGGCGCTCGACGTAATCTCACTGGCCAAGGATGTCTTATCGCTCGACAAT comes from the Candidatus Zixiibacteriota bacterium genome and includes:
- a CDS encoding superoxide dismutase [Ni], translated to MKTLASLVTGMVAIILLTAPVAWSHCEIPCGIYDDSVRVTLMREDITTIEKSMDEINKLSAEGDKNYNQLVRWITNKEAHADKLMGIVTQYFMTQRIKPATADNAQAYEKYQEEISLLHQMLVSAMKCKQTTDKAHTAKLRELVDKFAASYFDHTH
- the yajC gene encoding preprotein translocase subunit YajC → MLFTLPILMTGGGQGGEGGALVQLGFFALIFVVMYLLLIRPQRKKQKEHENLLTSLKKGDKVVTSGGMFGTIFAIDDENNRVVLKIGENVKLEFLKSSIAARVDK
- the def gene encoding peptide deformylase, which produces MAEQRIVIYGDPVLREESQEVENINQEIKDLVSDMIDTLKKARGLGLSAVQIGVLKRIFIVDLSAVDITAKLQVFINPEIIETSGESEYEEGCLSFPGIYQKITRPARVKVRALDLDGQPFELEADGLAARAIQHEYDHLEGRLFIDYLSSLARTMLRGRLKKLSIAS
- the fmt gene encoding methionyl-tRNA formyltransferase; protein product: MKIVYMGTPAFACPTLEHLHASKHEVLAVVTGPDKPSGRGKKLTPTEVAQTAARLGYDILKPGKLKSEDLYQSLKACQPDLFVVIAFRILPPKLFTLPKFGSVNIHASLLPKYRGAAPINWALINGEKETGLSSFYLKKEVDTGDVILQRKVAINDDENFDSLYNRLAGLAGPFALETIDLIEKGQAKAVAQHDDEATGAPKISPFDTLIDFGFPADKVRNFVRGLSTRPGAFTYFRGKKLKVLACDMADQKGDRATRPGTIIRNKKNLLVQCADSAIELTSIIPEGKKNMDGLSFINGFKPEIGEILGDLPKGGENT
- a CDS encoding Rne/Rng family ribonuclease → MKKEILINSTDYEKRVAMLEDDKLVELQVERADNDRMVGDIYKGVIKTVLPGMQAAFIDIGMPKAAYLHSSDIGTDYGHRFDSEDEDEEAPAEIVRKRRRQGIETVLKKNQEILVQVIKEPISTKGPRISTDISIPGRFVVLVPDDDHIRVSKRISSWAEKKRLRKTLAPLRPEGFGLIARTEAEGKSESDFRSDVKRLLRLWSKLKKKADNSKAPALIHKEAEMVVSMIRDVFIEDVERILVDNKADYKKVVSFARQVAPELRNRVELYKGDHPLFDLYNLEPEIDKMLDRKVWIKKGAYLVIDQTEAMVTIDVNTGRFVGSTDQETTIYQTNVEAAREIARQIRLRDIGGLIICDFIDMYNRDNRRKLYEEFKRCFEHDRAKRAINPVTEFGIVEMTRERVRPSHLHAVSEPCPYCQGLGRVLSRETMSTKIERWFTRARADRKFKKFNLAISPHLAETFADNGTSRVTQMMKTLGFQINVVRDTTIQTQDFKVFSAENNEEITEKYKV
- a CDS encoding CYTH domain-containing protein, whose product is MGDASELNREIEIKLDLASFTNYLKLVGFLGQIEREERHINAFFDSEDRHLSNKGWALRVRSEGSRGLITVKSIPAEEGIAVVRQEIEAEIPKGQALDVISLAKDVLSLDNMPIDFVKQKIGKRDLTRLVLFENVRQKKVFKIGDFNYLLEIDKTEYNDGSVDYELELELQDTRNLDVIEDALRKLFHSLGIPFVHQKESKFHRALKKANIF